One window of Dehalobacterium formicoaceticum genomic DNA carries:
- a CDS encoding TMEM165/GDT1 family protein: protein MITDFDALITSFLVVVLGEMGDKTQLLGMAFATRFKARTVLAAVFGATVFNHLFAVILGGYLTRLIPMSTIQLLAAISFVFFGLWTFRGDTLEGEDKKDYFNPFLTVFIAFFIAEMGDKTQLATIALAAKYQNIFTVLLASTAGMMVSNIIGIVIGVVMGKKIPERSVKLFSGAIFILFGYIGIYTSLSIPLQKWAALAVISLMVFGYMVYLRREVAKKAASES, encoded by the coding sequence ATGATTACTGATTTTGATGCGTTAATCACATCTTTTTTAGTTGTGGTTCTAGGTGAGATGGGGGATAAAACCCAACTATTAGGGATGGCATTTGCCACTAGATTCAAGGCCAGAACTGTTTTAGCAGCTGTATTTGGGGCAACGGTATTTAATCATTTATTTGCTGTTATACTTGGGGGTTACCTAACTAGATTGATTCCTATGTCTACAATACAATTACTTGCCGCCATATCATTTGTCTTTTTTGGTCTATGGACTTTTAGGGGGGATACTCTTGAAGGGGAAGATAAAAAAGATTATTTTAATCCGTTTTTGACTGTATTTATCGCGTTTTTTATTGCCGAAATGGGGGACAAGACTCAATTAGCTACAATTGCACTGGCTGCTAAATATCAAAATATTTTCACGGTTTTATTGGCATCTACCGCTGGGATGATGGTATCAAACATAATAGGGATTGTTATAGGTGTAGTCATGGGTAAGAAGATCCCAGAAAGATCTGTCAAATTATTTTCAGGAGCGATATTCATTTTATTTGGGTATATTGGGATATATACATCTCTGTCAATCCCCCTTCAAAAGTGGGCAGCACTGGCTGTTATCTCTCTCATGGTATTTGGGTATATGGTATACTTACGCAGGGAAGTTGCCAAAAAAGCTGCATCTGAAAGTTAA
- a CDS encoding dockerin type I repeat-containing protein, whose amino-acid sequence MEKLLCGKERDIFLFFLLVLALTLSFSGSVLAKENSEPQLVNHIPAGTDINILLNAGALKDAMSQNILGNTDNGILAQNHIKKCDVNGDGAVNIFDVVTIINFVQEKVLPTAAQKLAADANDDGVINIFDVVHAVNVVIGKIPEDTPPNGELHEDYGVVTEVVKKNIISDEIEQIKVLSESGEEAIFSLDTDRVKLLYQSLPGGRADLKVDDFIKFSVNDRNEIDGLKILATICDEAIAAPNVIDADLSDYIDEDSMKFICQIEDGNKNNSRIKVDGFWRTFTDETIIFNGYYSKGTDSDNPEAIVQEKGDFLRWAEDLDRAPWAYVQLNDKGLYVEYVYIYEEIALETQQGLVLGKYMNNDDYWIDLNANGTIKSYELKNPGDWAENSLVGYSILNNILNVNHVLFEPDVFAEGADLYREEGSCGSIADNHYALVTDTDAEANAFEINNRWYYADNRTVIYDYSDWFAGGGNPRFSDDLQEIKRGDYVIFLNNNNNNRKLSNGVNLLIKMNNISEIPGTEYLLPDEDDPEEIPGTIYGVITEICNLNPDSRVITEIKVLNSEGTEAIYKIDTAKVNLIYPQEEGSNENDVNINDFIKFNVNEDNEINNLTILAQLDGHIIVSPSTTGKSTNLGDYIDENNEKYIVSLQDGDIDNKRIKVDGNWLNVKDDTVIFNSGEFIDDKAELIKAGDLIEWAKDLGAAASAYVEFKGTTVKYIYVNDDIPPVGAVDYVLVVDNYKKSGVPWVQIDVKGIAQNYEIKGTVPAEFAIYDYSIRSNKFIGKTIAFDPDEDFTCYEVVSVNKIDNAIEYRKADGTTAWINTDKDSIMYDYTDFYWDGDDPFYISGVRSISTGDQIWFEADTSDDNTEIINQLAVVTNFDR is encoded by the coding sequence TTGGAAAAATTGTTGTGTGGAAAAGAGAGAGATATATTTCTTTTTTTCCTGCTGGTTTTAGCTTTGACTCTTTCTTTTTCCGGAAGTGTTCTGGCTAAAGAAAACTCAGAACCACAGCTTGTTAATCATATTCCTGCCGGAACCGACATCAATATTCTTTTGAACGCAGGTGCTTTAAAAGATGCGATGAGTCAGAATATTCTCGGCAATACTGATAACGGCATTTTGGCACAAAATCATATAAAAAAATGTGATGTGAACGGAGACGGGGCAGTCAATATTTTTGACGTCGTCACCATCATCAATTTTGTCCAAGAGAAAGTTCTGCCAACAGCCGCCCAAAAATTAGCTGCTGATGCCAACGATGACGGAGTAATCAATATATTTGATGTGGTGCATGCAGTCAATGTGGTTATCGGCAAGATTCCGGAAGACACCCCTCCGAATGGGGAATTGCATGAGGATTACGGTGTTGTGACGGAAGTTGTTAAAAAGAATATCATATCCGATGAAATTGAGCAGATTAAGGTTTTATCAGAAAGCGGAGAAGAGGCAATATTTTCGCTTGATACAGACAGGGTGAAGCTCTTATATCAATCACTCCCGGGCGGGAGAGCAGATCTTAAAGTGGATGATTTTATTAAGTTTTCTGTTAATGACCGGAATGAAATTGACGGATTGAAAATTTTAGCCACTATCTGCGATGAAGCAATAGCAGCCCCAAATGTCATCGACGCTGATCTGAGTGATTACATAGATGAAGACAGTATGAAATTCATATGTCAAATCGAGGATGGCAACAAGAATAATAGCAGAATCAAGGTCGATGGCTTCTGGCGCACTTTCACCGATGAAACGATCATCTTCAACGGATATTACAGCAAAGGTACAGATAGTGACAATCCGGAAGCAATAGTTCAGGAAAAGGGTGATTTCCTGCGCTGGGCTGAGGATTTAGACCGAGCCCCTTGGGCCTATGTACAATTAAATGATAAAGGCTTATACGTTGAATATGTGTATATTTATGAAGAAATAGCTTTAGAAACACAGCAAGGTCTGGTTTTGGGTAAATATATGAATAACGATGATTATTGGATTGATCTTAATGCCAATGGTACCATAAAATCATATGAGTTAAAGAATCCTGGGGATTGGGCAGAAAACTCTCTTGTTGGGTATTCGATTTTGAACAACATCCTAAATGTCAACCATGTATTATTTGAGCCGGATGTATTTGCTGAAGGTGCTGATTTATACAGGGAGGAAGGATCCTGCGGTTCTATAGCAGATAATCACTACGCCCTTGTAACGGATACAGACGCGGAGGCAAATGCATTTGAAATAAACAACCGCTGGTATTACGCAGATAATCGGACCGTAATTTATGATTACAGTGATTGGTTTGCCGGTGGTGGGAATCCTCGATTTTCCGATGACCTGCAAGAAATAAAACGGGGTGATTATGTCATCTTCCTTAATAACAATAATAACAATCGAAAACTCAGTAATGGGGTCAATCTATTGATCAAGATGAATAATATTTCCGAAATTCCCGGCACTGAGTATCTTCTTCCTGACGAAGATGATCCGGAGGAAATACCTGGCACCATTTATGGTGTAATCACAGAGATCTGCAATCTGAACCCTGACAGCCGCGTCATCACAGAGATCAAAGTATTGAACTCCGAGGGCACTGAAGCCATATATAAAATTGACACGGCAAAGGTAAATTTGATTTACCCGCAAGAAGAAGGCTCCAATGAGAATGATGTGAACATTAATGATTTTATTAAATTTAATGTTAACGAAGATAATGAAATCAACAATCTGACCATTCTGGCTCAATTGGATGGCCACATCATCGTTTCTCCCAGTACCACAGGCAAGAGCACAAATTTGGGTGATTACATTGACGAAAACAATGAAAAATACATTGTCTCCTTGCAAGACGGCGACATTGATAACAAGAGAATCAAGGTTGACGGCAATTGGCTCAACGTTAAGGATGATACCGTGATATTTAATTCCGGTGAATTCATCGATGACAAGGCGGAATTAATCAAAGCCGGTGACTTGATTGAATGGGCGAAAGATCTTGGTGCAGCTGCTTCAGCTTACGTGGAATTTAAAGGCACCACCGTAAAGTACATTTATGTGAATGATGATATCCCTCCCGTTGGCGCTGTTGATTATGTCCTGGTGGTCGATAACTACAAGAAAAGTGGTGTTCCCTGGGTTCAAATCGACGTGAAAGGCATAGCCCAAAATTATGAAATAAAAGGCACTGTTCCTGCTGAGTTTGCCATTTACGACTATTCTATTCGCAGCAACAAGTTCATTGGAAAGACCATCGCATTTGATCCGGATGAAGATTTTACCTGCTATGAGGTAGTCTCTGTGAATAAAATAGACAATGCCATCGAATACAGGAAGGCAGACGGTACCACCGCCTGGATTAACACCGATAAAGACTCTATCATGTATGACTATACGGATTTTTACTGGGACGGAGATGATCCTTTTTATATCTCCGGCGTTCGCTCCATCAGTACGGGTGACCAGATCTGGTTTGAAGCTGATACTAGTGATGATAATACGGAAATTATTAACCAGCTTGCCGTCGTTACTAACTTTGACAGATAA
- a CDS encoding iron-sulfur cluster repair di-iron protein, ric — translation MSNLTFSKVIKEHFPTLATYTPVLAKVHGNNHPELAQVRDIFAKMNTKVQKGGSDQVDLSAEFNELRKITSNYAVPSDGCETYVATYQMLESADKAYHS, via the coding sequence ATGTCTAACTTAACATTTTCTAAAGTAATAAAAGAACACTTTCCGACATTAGCAACATACACCCCCGTATTGGCAAAGGTCCATGGTAACAATCATCCGGAATTGGCTCAGGTTCGTGATATTTTTGCAAAAATGAATACTAAGGTGCAAAAAGGCGGTTCTGATCAAGTTGATTTATCAGCAGAATTTAACGAGCTGCGTAAAATCACAAGCAATTATGCTGTCCCCAGTGATGGCTGCGAAACGTATGTTGCAACCTATCAAATGTTAGAAAGTGCTGATAAAGCATATCATTCATAA
- a CDS encoding DUF6448 family protein — translation MGIVLFAGMIILIGLILALMPRKASAHCDTMDGPAVKDGKVALETGNINYAYKWIFEEYEEELKGIFDLSRKVRTLSTEAQEVADRWFLENFVRIHRAGEGASYDGLKPSGTVLDPKVVAADESIEKGNMSSLKGLVTEEEYHALEEKFNKAIALKSFDINDVKAARAYVEAYVTFFKMAEGEEHSHHHGHAHGH, via the coding sequence ATGGGAATTGTATTATTTGCGGGAATGATAATATTGATCGGACTTATTTTGGCTCTAATGCCTCGGAAGGCCAGTGCACATTGTGACACAATGGACGGTCCGGCAGTAAAGGATGGAAAGGTCGCATTAGAAACCGGAAACATCAACTACGCTTATAAGTGGATTTTTGAGGAATACGAAGAAGAACTGAAGGGGATCTTCGACTTAAGCCGCAAGGTTCGCACCTTGAGCACCGAAGCTCAGGAAGTCGCAGACCGCTGGTTTTTGGAGAACTTTGTCAGAATCCACCGCGCAGGAGAAGGCGCCTCTTATGATGGCCTGAAGCCTTCCGGAACCGTTTTAGACCCTAAAGTGGTTGCTGCAGATGAAAGTATCGAAAAAGGCAATATGTCTTCTTTGAAGGGATTGGTAACTGAGGAAGAGTACCATGCCCTGGAAGAAAAATTTAACAAAGCGATTGCACTCAAAAGCTTTGATATCAATGATGTAAAAGCTGCCAGAGCATATGTTGAAGCTTATGTTACATTCTTTAAGATGGCAGAAGGGGAAGAACACAGCCACCATCATGGTCATGCCCATGGTCATTAA
- a CDS encoding cation transporter, with product MTDFLLRIFVKNSEETNNPDVRGQIGTLASWTGIILNILLVAGKGTAGIISGSLSVIADGFNNLMDAAGSVVNIEFLDYYTTIYLFWQKTPIHIYPSFQQR from the coding sequence ATGACAGATTTCTTACTTCGAATTTTTGTAAAGAACAGTGAAGAAACGAATAATCCTGATGTGCGAGGTCAAATCGGAACCTTGGCAAGTTGGACCGGAATTATCCTTAATATCTTATTGGTTGCAGGCAAAGGTACCGCCGGGATTATTTCAGGGAGTTTATCCGTAATTGCAGACGGATTTAATAATTTGATGGACGCGGCAGGTTCTGTGGTGAATATTGAATTTTTAGACTATTACACAACTATTTATCTTTTTTGGCAGAAGACTCCCATCCATATTTACCCTTCATTTCAACAAAGGTAA
- a CDS encoding protein-L-isoaspartate(D-aspartate) O-methyltransferase, producing MNYHDLLAFYGTLDRSYFIDNENKKYAHMDQALPIGHEQTISQPSLVLKMTEELNPDKTCKVLEIGTGSGYQTALLAEFSQTVFTMERIKELSEKAMERLGKLGYSNIFFAIGDGSEGWKEHAPYDRIMVTAAAEKIPDELVNQLKPGGRMIIPVGPQGNQELKLITKDSDGTMHDETLLRVTFVEMKGKYGWESSAKKDK from the coding sequence ATGAATTACCATGATCTACTGGCTTTTTACGGTACACTGGACCGATCTTACTTCATCGATAATGAAAATAAAAAATATGCTCATATGGATCAAGCCCTACCCATTGGACATGAACAAACCATATCCCAGCCTAGTTTAGTCTTAAAAATGACTGAGGAGCTGAACCCGGATAAGACCTGCAAGGTATTGGAGATTGGCACCGGATCCGGCTATCAAACTGCTCTGCTGGCTGAATTCTCCCAGACAGTTTTTACCATGGAAAGAATTAAAGAACTATCGGAAAAGGCAATGGAGAGACTGGGTAAATTAGGCTATTCCAACATTTTCTTTGCCATCGGCGATGGCAGTGAAGGCTGGAAGGAGCATGCACCCTACGACAGAATAATGGTCACAGCGGCCGCGGAAAAAATACCCGATGAGCTGGTAAATCAACTAAAGCCAGGAGGGAGAATGATTATTCCCGTAGGACCCCAAGGAAATCAGGAATTAAAATTGATTACTAAAGATAGTGATGGTACTATGCATGATGAAACCTTACTACGGGTTACCTTTGTTGAAATGAAGGGTAAATATGGATGGGAGTCTTCTGCCAAAAAAGATAAATAG
- the tyrS gene encoding tyrosine--tRNA ligase, with the protein MKVYEELQARGLIAQVTNEEEIKELVNNGKATFYIGFDPTADSLHVGHFMALCLMKRLQMAGNKPIVLLGGGTGYIGDPSGRTDLRSMMTPETIQHNCECFKKQMERFIEFGEDKAIMVNNADWLLKLNYLEVLREVGAHFSVNNMLRAECYKQRMEKGLSFLELNYMIMQSYDFYYLFQNYGCNMQFGGDDQWSNMLGGTELIRRKLGQDAYAMTITLLMNSEGNKMGKTAKGAVWLDPDKTSPFEFYQYWRNVNDADVLKCIRMLTFLPLEQIDAMDKWEGSQLNEAKEILAFELTKLIHGEEEAQQAKTASHALFSGGSDDSHMPTTEITTENLNDGVINVVDLLLTCGLVASKSEARRLIQQGGVFIDDAKVESIDDNITSVELEKGIRIRKGKKTYHKALLKPSQG; encoded by the coding sequence ATGAAAGTTTATGAAGAATTGCAAGCCCGTGGTTTGATTGCCCAAGTCACCAATGAAGAAGAGATTAAAGAACTGGTTAATAACGGTAAAGCAACATTTTATATTGGATTTGACCCAACTGCGGATTCTTTACATGTTGGTCATTTTATGGCCTTATGTCTCATGAAGCGTTTACAGATGGCAGGAAACAAACCGATCGTCCTTTTAGGTGGCGGAACCGGCTATATTGGTGACCCTTCCGGGCGAACGGACTTGCGTTCGATGATGACACCTGAAACAATTCAGCATAATTGTGAATGTTTCAAGAAACAGATGGAAAGATTCATTGAATTCGGTGAAGATAAGGCGATCATGGTTAATAATGCTGACTGGCTCTTAAAGCTGAATTATCTTGAAGTACTGCGTGAAGTTGGGGCACATTTTTCTGTAAATAATATGCTGCGTGCCGAATGCTATAAGCAGCGCATGGAAAAGGGCCTGTCCTTCCTGGAATTAAATTATATGATTATGCAGTCCTATGATTTTTATTATCTGTTCCAGAATTACGGGTGCAATATGCAGTTTGGCGGCGATGACCAGTGGTCTAATATGTTAGGCGGTACGGAATTAATTCGTCGTAAATTAGGCCAAGATGCATATGCGATGACAATTACCTTATTAATGAATTCTGAAGGTAATAAGATGGGCAAAACGGCAAAGGGCGCTGTTTGGCTTGACCCTGACAAAACTTCTCCTTTTGAGTTCTATCAGTACTGGCGCAATGTTAATGATGCTGATGTCCTTAAGTGCATTCGGATGCTGACATTTTTACCCCTTGAACAGATTGATGCTATGGACAAATGGGAGGGCAGTCAGCTAAACGAAGCTAAAGAAATTTTAGCATTTGAGCTGACTAAGCTGATTCACGGAGAAGAAGAAGCCCAACAGGCAAAGACTGCTTCACACGCTCTCTTTTCAGGTGGTTCGGATGATTCTCATATGCCTACTACTGAAATTACAACTGAGAACTTGAATGACGGTGTGATCAATGTGGTGGATTTGTTGTTGACCTGTGGTTTAGTAGCCTCTAAGAGTGAAGCGAGGCGTCTGATTCAGCAGGGGGGAGTTTTTATTGATGATGCTAAGGTTGAATCCATTGACGATAATATTACCTCAGTTGAATTGGAGAAAGGTATCAGAATACGTAAAGGGAAGAAAACTTACCATAAGGCTTTGTTAAAGCCTAGCCAAGGTTAA
- a CDS encoding DUF134 domain-containing protein, which yields MARPIKWRKVCSLPECSKFGPLDLPADANNHVHMTVDEYETIRLIDLEGFTQEECAKKMNVARTTVQGIYFEARKKLAESLVNGKVLLIEGGEYRLCDRVGCGRGCRRQMVDLEPPN from the coding sequence ATGGCAAGACCGATAAAATGGAGAAAAGTTTGTTCTCTGCCCGAGTGTAGTAAATTCGGACCGCTTGATTTACCTGCGGATGCGAATAATCATGTGCATATGACAGTTGACGAATACGAAACAATTAGACTGATCGATTTGGAGGGTTTTACTCAAGAAGAATGTGCCAAAAAAATGAATGTCGCTCGTACCACTGTTCAAGGCATTTATTTTGAAGCAAGAAAAAAGCTGGCTGAATCATTAGTTAACGGCAAGGTATTGTTGATTGAAGGCGGCGAATATCGTCTCTGTGACCGGGTAGGCTGCGGGCGTGGTTGCCGCAGACAAATGGTGGATTTGGAACCCCCCAATTAA
- a CDS encoding NifB/NifX family molybdenum-iron cluster-binding protein encodes MKIAVTYENGEVFQHFGHTERFKIYDIENEKITVTTIVNTNGSGHGALADILKKIGVDTLICGGIGGGAKRALAEAGIKLYGGVSGDADKAVDQLLSGELKFDSDATCDHHGEHHGHTCGEQRCGEHH; translated from the coding sequence ATGAAAATTGCGGTGACATATGAAAATGGAGAGGTGTTTCAACACTTCGGACACACCGAAAGGTTTAAAATCTATGATATTGAAAACGAAAAAATTACGGTAACCACGATTGTCAACACAAATGGCAGCGGTCACGGCGCACTTGCCGACATTCTTAAAAAGATAGGTGTTGATACACTTATTTGCGGCGGTATCGGCGGAGGGGCAAAGAGGGCACTGGCTGAAGCGGGTATTAAGCTCTATGGTGGTGTCTCCGGCGATGCCGATAAGGCAGTAGATCAATTACTTTCGGGAGAATTGAAATTTGATTCAGATGCGACTTGCGACCATCACGGGGAACATCATGGGCACACCTGCGGCGAACAAAGATGTGGAGAGCATCATTAA
- a CDS encoding DUF4153 domain-containing protein yields the protein MTTFTRSISLALKGAAHAFEVFPAAILNALAFAIVTVIRIELDWPQQEPYNFLFNCLHWSFAFGAIFSLAVITASWSRFKDKKAFYLSNLLGIAGTGVAFLLLYFFGKAAPDPNISRFSVLSMLAVARVTAAILVSFLAFIMLAGFPKEQSDLSRSFFMTHKAFFIALIYGSVIMAGVSGVAGAVQALLYHQMSSKVYMYIGTVTGFLAFTIFIGYFPDFRMDRIDPHREIAQKQPRFVEVLFGSIMIPIFLALTAVLLIWAGKTLWGGMGSSFVRLSGIASSFAIVGIWLHMMTAHHETGLAKFYRRFYPIAALIILAFEAWALFTQLEKSGLKITEYSFILLWILTAAAAVLLILIKDKAYPVIFSLTCILAVIWVLPIIGAHALPVTAQVNRLENLLTEQAMLQNGEIVPAVSEPDKKVRESITDAVLFLAYSEDAKLPAWLDKSLGRSDIFKAKMGFEQTWPEPDGVDVPGGYLGLSLTLPAEAVDISDYRWSVLLREYYVRSGNDEGYTTLKGDKGTYQIYWIINEKDNIPTLKILLDERVIIEQDLNDYLDRLTKKYPPGKSAKYVPSFDDMSLKLETPELKMLLVINNIDINVDPSNDIINYWMNPYALYLSEK from the coding sequence ATGACTACTTTTACGCGATCAATTTCACTTGCTTTAAAAGGTGCCGCACATGCATTTGAGGTTTTTCCGGCTGCGATCCTGAATGCCCTGGCCTTTGCAATCGTAACGGTTATCAGAATTGAACTGGATTGGCCTCAACAGGAACCTTATAATTTCTTATTTAATTGCTTGCATTGGTCTTTTGCCTTCGGAGCCATTTTCAGTTTAGCAGTTATCACCGCTTCCTGGAGCCGATTTAAAGATAAAAAAGCTTTTTATCTTAGCAATCTTCTTGGTATTGCAGGAACCGGGGTGGCTTTTCTTTTGCTTTATTTTTTTGGCAAAGCTGCACCCGATCCGAATATATCCCGCTTTAGTGTTCTTTCAATGCTTGCTGTTGCTCGTGTTACAGCGGCCATTCTGGTCAGTTTTCTGGCTTTTATCATGCTGGCCGGTTTCCCCAAAGAACAATCCGACCTTTCCCGTTCCTTCTTTATGACGCACAAAGCTTTTTTCATTGCTTTAATATACGGTAGTGTGATCATGGCCGGTGTTTCCGGGGTGGCGGGGGCAGTACAGGCTTTGCTTTATCATCAAATGAGCAGCAAAGTCTATATGTATATTGGGACAGTGACCGGATTTTTAGCATTTACCATTTTCATCGGTTATTTCCCGGATTTCCGTATGGATAGGATTGATCCTCATCGGGAAATTGCCCAAAAACAGCCCCGTTTCGTTGAGGTTCTGTTTGGATCGATCATGATCCCCATCTTTCTGGCTTTAACCGCTGTACTTCTGATCTGGGCGGGTAAAACACTATGGGGCGGCATGGGATCCTCCTTTGTGCGTCTTTCCGGCATCGCATCCTCATTTGCGATTGTTGGTATCTGGCTCCATATGATGACGGCACATCATGAAACAGGGCTTGCAAAATTTTACCGAAGGTTTTACCCCATTGCAGCGCTAATTATCCTGGCCTTTGAAGCCTGGGCATTATTCACCCAGCTGGAAAAATCAGGCCTAAAGATAACAGAATATTCCTTTATCCTGTTATGGATTTTGACTGCAGCAGCTGCTGTTTTATTAATTCTGATCAAAGACAAAGCTTATCCGGTAATTTTTTCATTAACCTGTATTCTGGCAGTAATTTGGGTATTACCGATCATCGGAGCTCATGCTTTACCGGTAACAGCTCAGGTTAACCGCCTGGAAAATCTATTAACTGAACAGGCGATGCTGCAAAATGGTGAAATAGTGCCTGCTGTTTCTGAGCCGGACAAAAAAGTACGGGAGTCAATTACTGATGCCGTCCTATTTTTGGCTTATTCCGAAGATGCCAAATTACCTGCATGGTTAGACAAGAGTCTGGGTAGAAGTGATATTTTTAAGGCAAAAATGGGTTTTGAACAGACTTGGCCGGAACCGGATGGTGTTGATGTTCCGGGCGGATACCTGGGCCTTTCCTTAACCTTGCCCGCCGAGGCTGTGGATATAAGTGATTATCGATGGTCTGTCTTGCTAAGAGAATACTATGTCAGGTCTGGTAATGATGAGGGATATACCACTTTGAAAGGTGATAAGGGAACCTATCAAATATATTGGATTATTAACGAGAAAGATAATATACCCACATTAAAAATCCTGCTTGATGAACGGGTGATAATTGAACAGGACTTGAATGATTATTTAGACCGACTTACGAAAAAATACCCACCGGGAAAATCGGCAAAATACGTACCCTCCTTCGATGACATGAGTTTGAAATTAGAAACTCCTGAGCTGAAAATGTTGCTGGTAATCAACAATATCGATATCAATGTTGATCCGTCGAATGACATCATTAATTACTGGATGAATCCCTATGCTTTATATCTCAGTGAAAAATAA
- a CDS encoding heavy-metal-associated domain-containing protein, producing the protein MKSAAIQLETLTCPACMQKIEGALKGLDGIDKDSAKVSFNSSKVKLDFDEDKISIEDIEGAITKLGYDVIKSKVK; encoded by the coding sequence ATGAAGTCAGCAGCAATCCAATTAGAAACTTTAACATGTCCGGCATGTATGCAAAAAATTGAAGGTGCACTTAAAGGTTTAGATGGTATCGATAAAGATTCTGCAAAAGTATCATTTAACTCAAGCAAAGTAAAACTGGATTTTGATGAAGATAAGATCTCAATCGAAGATATAGAAGGTGCAATTACTAAACTAGGTTACGATGTTATTAAATCTAAAGTAAAATAA